From a single Oceanobacillus kimchii X50 genomic region:
- a CDS encoding glutathione ABC transporter substrate-binding protein, which produces MKKSVMISIFIVFSIVFAACSDDGSSKEESSDNDQGKNNQLNVSLAAEPVSLDPHAANDGNSLYVMNPMYDTLWEQNTELELQPALAKSLEQIEDTVWEAKLREDVLFHDGSAFNAEVVKANLDRVLDPEIGSPLAFLFDMIEEVEVVDEYTVHIKTEYPFSALPSHLAHPGGHMISLESIKEDNEAIENGDQPFTTINEQPVGTGYFQFDERSIDGEITLTKNDNYWGEEAGVEAISFRSVPEDQTRVAEIQTGNSDIIYPVNANNVEEIDSNKGTYVKQSESASMTYVGFNVEREPFTDERVRQAIAMSINKDEIVNGAMNGIPIPAKGPLAPTVFGHSDELLPIEQNVEEAKELLGEAGYEEGFETTVMAYDTTTSDIATVIQSNLQQIGIDVEIQMTEIGNYLETTGNGGADMFVGSWGTVTLDADYGLYPMFHSENIGDPGNRSFYANEEVDGLLEEARQEGNKERRLELYQEAQQIIIDEAPIVPLYHSVLLAGLRDEVQGFYQFPSSFPYLRDVTKKE; this is translated from the coding sequence ATGAAGAAAAGCGTTATGATTAGTATTTTTATAGTTTTTTCAATTGTATTTGCTGCTTGTTCAGATGACGGTAGTTCTAAGGAAGAATCGAGTGATAACGACCAAGGTAAAAACAACCAACTAAATGTAAGTTTGGCAGCCGAACCGGTCTCGTTAGATCCACATGCAGCAAATGATGGGAATTCGTTATATGTGATGAATCCGATGTATGATACGCTATGGGAACAAAATACAGAATTAGAGCTTCAACCAGCGTTAGCAAAAAGTTTAGAGCAGATTGAAGATACTGTATGGGAGGCGAAACTACGTGAAGATGTATTGTTTCACGATGGTAGTGCTTTTAATGCAGAGGTTGTAAAAGCAAATTTAGATCGTGTGCTTGATCCAGAAATTGGATCTCCGTTAGCCTTTTTATTCGATATGATTGAAGAAGTAGAGGTAGTAGATGAATATACCGTGCATATTAAAACGGAATATCCTTTTTCAGCATTGCCATCTCACTTGGCCCATCCAGGTGGTCATATGATTAGCTTAGAATCAATTAAAGAAGATAATGAAGCAATTGAAAATGGCGATCAACCTTTTACAACCATTAATGAACAACCTGTTGGTACGGGATACTTTCAGTTTGATGAAAGGTCAATAGATGGTGAAATCACCCTGACTAAAAATGATAATTATTGGGGTGAAGAGGCCGGTGTAGAAGCTATTTCCTTCCGATCTGTTCCGGAAGATCAAACACGTGTAGCAGAAATTCAAACTGGTAATTCAGATATTATCTATCCAGTAAATGCTAATAATGTAGAAGAAATTGACTCTAATAAAGGTACTTATGTGAAACAGTCAGAAAGTGCGAGCATGACCTATGTTGGGTTTAATGTAGAACGAGAACCTTTTACAGATGAAAGAGTTCGACAAGCAATCGCAATGAGTATCAATAAAGATGAAATCGTTAATGGTGCAATGAATGGAATCCCAATACCTGCAAAAGGTCCACTTGCTCCAACTGTTTTCGGGCATAGTGATGAATTGCTGCCAATTGAACAAAATGTTGAAGAAGCAAAAGAGTTATTAGGTGAAGCTGGTTATGAAGAAGGATTTGAAACAACAGTTATGGCTTATGATACGACTACAAGTGATATAGCAACCGTAATTCAATCAAATCTTCAACAAATAGGCATTGATGTGGAAATACAAATGACGGAAATAGGTAATTATCTTGAGACTACTGGTAATGGTGGAGCTGATATGTTTGTTGGAAGTTGGGGCACTGTAACATTAGATGCGGATTATGGATTGTATCCAATGTTCCATTCTGAAAATATAGGTGATCCAGGGAATCGCTCTTTTTATGCAAATGAGGAAGTGGATGGATTATTGGAAGAAGCAAGACAAGAAGGAAATAAAGAAAGAAGGCTCGAATTATATCAGGAAGCACAACAAATAATTATTGACGAAGCTCCAATCGTTCCACTTTATCACTCCGTATTACTTGCAGGTTTGCGTGATGAAGTACAAGGCTTCTATCAGTTTCCAAGTAGTTTTCCATATTTACGTGATGTAACAAAAAAAGAATAA
- a CDS encoding sodium:solute symporter family protein: protein MLTDNQTTLAWIIGACLFGYFLLIVWFGKRGAKYSRSMKGFSIAKGKVSPWLIGISFGATYSSANLFIGVPGWAYMYGTPVLWYTLGCFGVTWIGLLLVTKKFWEQGQNNEGSLTLPQWLGNRYNSKALQVIVALLILFNIYYIVAQNVGLATMFETIIGIPYYWGIFFGVTLTILYISMGGAYAQLITDGIQGIVMSVISVLLFLSLFWTIGGGWGTLGNLTGQLNNANPALTAPTAADSPFYSGFAIMAIQWFLLSFVLLPQLMNKVLSVGKKEDLRTFTLSAGATLFFLSTFSVFAGLAARVLIPGLTSSDSAVPAYVLEYFPTVLIVLIVMGMVSAILSTTDSLYLGMTASIGNDIYKVVIAPFLYKNKNLSVMQIDRKAVRVARIALFIIGLISLYMSFNRPESLSLLLQFGTSAIISGVVAPLTLSYFWKKANRVGAIASVIVGASCFMTLTGFGIQDHVFTALLYSSMLGYGVMIAGSLWAEHMNSHRKVKQIEQQQVL from the coding sequence ATGCTGACTGATAATCAAACGACTCTTGCGTGGATCATCGGAGCGTGTCTCTTTGGCTACTTTTTGCTCATTGTTTGGTTTGGTAAGCGAGGAGCTAAATATAGTCGTTCAATGAAGGGTTTTTCCATTGCTAAAGGTAAGGTGAGTCCATGGCTAATTGGAATTAGCTTTGGTGCAACCTATTCTAGCGCTAATTTATTTATTGGTGTGCCTGGATGGGCGTATATGTATGGTACACCTGTACTTTGGTATACTTTAGGGTGTTTTGGAGTCACATGGATTGGCTTATTACTTGTAACAAAAAAGTTTTGGGAACAGGGGCAAAACAATGAAGGTAGTTTAACGCTCCCCCAATGGCTAGGTAATCGATATAATAGTAAAGCTTTACAAGTCATTGTAGCGTTATTAATTCTATTTAACATCTACTATATAGTTGCCCAAAACGTAGGTTTAGCAACAATGTTTGAAACAATTATAGGAATACCATATTATTGGGGAATCTTTTTTGGAGTTACATTAACGATTTTATATATTAGTATGGGTGGAGCATATGCACAACTAATTACAGATGGAATTCAAGGTATTGTGATGTCGGTTATTTCCGTGCTTTTATTTCTTTCTCTTTTTTGGACAATCGGGGGAGGATGGGGAACTTTAGGAAATTTAACCGGACAATTAAATAATGCTAATCCTGCTTTAACAGCTCCAACAGCTGCAGACAGTCCATTTTATAGTGGGTTCGCCATTATGGCAATTCAATGGTTTTTACTTAGTTTCGTCCTTCTTCCACAATTAATGAATAAAGTATTATCTGTAGGGAAGAAAGAAGACCTTCGCACATTTACATTATCTGCGGGAGCAACCCTGTTTTTTTTATCTACATTCTCTGTGTTCGCTGGTTTAGCCGCAAGAGTTCTGATACCAGGATTAACATCATCCGATAGTGCAGTCCCAGCATATGTATTGGAGTATTTCCCAACGGTTCTAATTGTATTGATTGTAATGGGAATGGTTTCGGCGATTCTATCGACTACAGATAGCTTGTATCTTGGTATGACGGCAAGTATCGGAAATGATATCTATAAAGTAGTTATCGCTCCTTTTCTTTATAAGAATAAAAATCTATCTGTAATGCAAATAGATCGGAAAGCAGTCCGAGTAGCTCGAATTGCATTATTTATTATCGGACTAATTTCGTTATATATGTCATTCAACCGTCCAGAATCTCTATCATTACTGCTACAATTCGGGACATCGGCGATCATTAGTGGAGTAGTAGCCCCACTAACACTAAGTTATTTTTGGAAAAAAGCAAATCGTGTTGGTGCCATAGCTTCCGTAATCGTAGGTGCAAGCTGCTTTATGACTCTTACTGGTTTTGGGATTCAAGATCATGTGTTTACCGCATTGCTTTATAGTTCCATGCTTGGCTATGGAGTTATGATTGCTGGAAGTCTGTGGGCAGAACATATGAACAGTCATAGGAAAGTTAAACAAATTGAGCAACAGCAAGTATTGTAA
- a CDS encoding T7SS effector LXG polymorphic toxin: protein MSLSMYLGETDDQRNSMNAICIEIIQSMEQTKSSIYSFHKALLLQGITYTSAKSYLIDVYLPLTQGIIYLCEELIRQNDNYPSEFREQVATTDVIEQEVIEQIQEIDKSIEALRDATVVLPFQNMMIQIYIRMKQKLQEKLENLYAYNSSSSSNFDTAISLAKAVMTGLQQVQDGNGFNSDNGTFQTKGMDLSWISTIDDIHYTRKAEEHYAEYLQQYPEDKDKVIEIIKYEETNNQYVDQTNDFLSPLEDKDQIEIKFLMYTSEEPYRTMSLKYLDEVTIADPEAGGGAFYRSSDNSITMGSMTEDRTNARGAYFTFFHELGHAIDYNHGVENGMDGFYSDHYTSNGKTLANQMHGDVSNRVQSEINHRLDDSKYDHLSSTEKQAIINNITEEFIYEGPSSVSLTAEEETLYGEVQTQISRELQADEHNNASDVYGGVTVNEIVGKWGHHDNSYWIDENSEERINEPNKEGFASYYAAYMLEDSEFKDQQLNSVGEFLPNSKEHMDEMLNNM from the coding sequence ATGAGCCTTAGTATGTATCTAGGTGAAACAGATGATCAAAGGAATAGTATGAACGCAATATGTATTGAGATTATACAATCGATGGAACAAACGAAGTCTTCAATATATTCATTTCATAAAGCTTTACTTTTACAGGGGATAACATATACCTCAGCAAAATCTTATCTCATTGATGTGTACCTCCCTCTAACTCAAGGTATCATCTACCTTTGTGAAGAGCTAATTCGTCAGAATGATAATTATCCAAGCGAATTTCGAGAGCAAGTAGCAACAACGGATGTCATTGAACAAGAAGTAATAGAACAAATTCAAGAAATTGATAAAAGTATTGAAGCTTTGCGTGACGCAACAGTTGTACTACCATTTCAAAACATGATGATTCAAATTTATATACGAATGAAACAAAAACTCCAAGAGAAACTAGAGAATCTTTATGCGTATAATTCGAGTTCCAGTAGTAACTTTGACACAGCAATAAGTCTTGCTAAAGCAGTGATGACTGGCCTTCAACAGGTTCAAGATGGGAATGGATTTAACAGCGATAATGGTACCTTTCAAACGAAAGGAATGGATTTAAGTTGGATTTCCACAATAGATGATATTCATTACACTAGAAAAGCAGAAGAGCACTACGCCGAGTACCTTCAACAATATCCAGAGGATAAAGATAAAGTAATTGAAATTATTAAATATGAAGAAACTAATAATCAGTATGTTGATCAAACTAATGATTTTCTCTCTCCTCTTGAAGACAAAGATCAAATTGAAATTAAGTTTCTCATGTATACCTCTGAAGAACCTTATCGTACAATGTCTTTAAAGTATTTAGACGAAGTGACCATTGCCGATCCTGAGGCTGGTGGTGGGGCATTCTACCGATCTAGTGATAATAGCATCACAATGGGTAGCATGACAGAGGATCGTACCAATGCCAGAGGTGCATACTTTACTTTTTTTCATGAGCTAGGTCATGCTATTGATTATAATCATGGAGTAGAGAATGGTATGGATGGGTTTTACTCGGATCATTACACATCAAATGGTAAGACATTAGCTAATCAAATGCACGGTGATGTATCAAACAGAGTACAAAGCGAGATTAACCATAGACTTGATGATTCTAAATATGACCATCTATCTTCGACAGAAAAACAAGCTATAATAAATAATATTACAGAGGAATTCATTTATGAAGGTCCATCTAGTGTTTCATTAACAGCTGAAGAAGAAACGCTATATGGTGAAGTACAAACACAAATATCCCGTGAATTACAAGCAGATGAACATAATAACGCATCTGATGTTTATGGTGGTGTAACCGTGAATGAAATAGTTGGCAAATGGGGTCACCACGACAATTCCTATTGGATAGATGAGAATTCAGAAGAAAGAATCAATGAACCGAATAAAGAAGGGTTTGCAAGTTACTACGCAGCTTACATGCTTGAAGACTCTGAATTCAAAGATCAGCAGTTAAATAGTGTTGGTGAATTCTTGCCAAATTCTAAAGAACATATGGATGAAATGCTTAATAACATGTAG
- a CDS encoding DUF3958 family protein — MNKVEALNKQISQIQEEQLVISKSFTEIDNEENELVEIMKRNRRLFDQLKYSWHKDRELSETFDNNKNELDHYTSKISEIIYQKRVELLKKKKTLHLSEEDLMYQRRLLHMEGK, encoded by the coding sequence ATGAACAAAGTGGAAGCACTAAATAAGCAAATCTCTCAAATACAAGAAGAACAACTAGTCATTTCAAAATCGTTTACAGAAATTGACAATGAAGAAAATGAATTAGTAGAAATAATGAAACGAAATAGGCGACTATTTGATCAGCTAAAATATTCATGGCACAAAGACAGAGAACTTAGTGAGACTTTTGATAATAACAAGAATGAACTCGATCACTATACAAGCAAAATCTCAGAAATTATTTATCAAAAGCGAGTTGAATTATTAAAGAAGAAAAAAACTCTTCACTTGTCTGAAGAAGATTTAATGTATCAACGAAGGTTGCTTCACATGGAGGGTAAATAA